TGTCTTGTCGTCCCACTGAAGACTCCGGACGGGCGAACCTGGGGCGATGCCTCGTGGGCGCGCGTCGCCGCGAGAGCGCCGAGCCGCGCGATCACCTCGGCGGCCGAGCCGGGTCGGTCCTCCGGAGCCTTGGCCATCAGTTGGGCGGCCAGCGCGGCCAGTTCCGGGGGAACTGCGGGGTTGACCGTTGTGAGCGGTCGCGGAGTGTGGTTGGCCAGGGCCATCAGGACAGCCATCGTGGATCCACCGGGGAAGGCCAGCTCCCCGGACAGCATCGTGTAGAGTACGCACCCGAGACTGAACAGGTCCGCGCGGGGATCGACCGGCAACCCGCCCGCTTGCTCCGGAGCCATGAAGTGCGGGGTGCCGACAACGACACCGGCGGCCGTCAGTTGCGACCCGGCCCCGGTTTCGCGGACCAAGCCGAGGTCGAGGACGCGAACCCGATGGAACGTGCTCCCCGACTGGTCCGCCTCCAGCCATAGGTTGGCCGGCTTGATGTCCCGGTGGACCAGCCCTTTGTCGTGGACAGCCGCCAGTCCGGCGGCCGCCTGAGCGGCAATGGTGACCGCCTCAGCCACCGGTAGCCGTCCCGCACGCGCGAGGCGGGCGTCAAGTGGCTCGCCGCGGAGCAGTTGCATGGCCAGGAACGGCACGTCGCCGTCCTGCTCGACCTGATAGACAGTGACGACGTGGTCGGAGGCGAGTAACGCCGCGGCTCGCGCTTCATTCAGAAACCGTGTCCTGTTGGCCAGTAAAGCGGACAGTTCCGGGCGCATGACCTTCAGGGCGACCGGGCGCTGGAGTTGGGTGTCCTCGGCTTCAAACACCATCCCCATCCCGCCGATTCCGATCAGGCGGAGGATTCGGTAGTGGGCCAGCCAGCCGATTTCGTCCGGGCCGAGCGGCGGGCGGAGGAAGGAAAAGTCGGGGAGAGGCTTAAAGTACGCCGTGCTGTCGGACGCGCCGAGGAGGTGCATGTGCGTCTGATAGCCAGTCCGGTCGGGTGCCATCATCACTCCCCGGTAGACCGGAGGTAGAACCGAATCACCGGCAATCTAGTATGGAAAAGGCGTTTGCTTCGCGCGCCCCGCCATGTTTTATCACAGCCGCCTCAACGCTCGTCTGGTGACTGAATTTTCGCACCCGCACACATTTCCAACGTCTCAGCTCAACGACAAATACCCAGGCTGTCGGCCCGTCCAGTCGACACCCGAAATCCGGAGTGCGATCGTAAAGCCCGTTTTGGACGTGTGCGCGAGCCAGTCGGGAGATGTCTCGTTGCAAACTGATTGAAACAGAGACTTCTCGCTCCACGCGGCCGATCCGTGTGATTTTTCGGTCGTGGGAACGGCGGGTAGCCCCGTGCCCGGGGTACGCTGCGCGAACTCCGGGCTGTGCTGTGTAACGCTTTCAGCGTATCCAATCCTGTGACGCCAAATGGGCCGACAATTAGGACCGTGGCGAGGTGGGTTTGTACGCTGAAAGCGTTACACAGCACAGCCCGGAGTTCACGCAGCGTACCCCGGGCGAACAGGCTGCTGCGTTGGATACGGTTATGCCAGAGTAGATATTTGGCATTCCCCCTTCGGAATGAGGTTCGTGCCAGTCTCCCTAATGACTTTCTCATCCGCGGTGCCTTATCTACCTTTGCGGTCACGCGGAACCAGAACACACGTTTCGCTCTGACCGATACCCCATCCGCCCACCGACTTGGTTTTGTCACCAGACGTCACCAGAGGAACGACTCATGAGGCTCGCACTCTCGGCGTGTTTACTCGGCCTGCTGGCTGCCCCGGCGGTGGCCCAGGACTGGGCCAAGGCCAAGCTCGAAAAGTCCCTCCGCCACGGCGAATGGGTGAAGGTGAAGAGCGGGGCGCGGGAAGTCCAGACGTTCGTCGTGTACCCCGAAGTCAAGGAGAAGGCGACGGCCGTGGTGGTCATCCACGAGATCTTCGGACTGACCGACTGGGTTCGGCTCGTTGCCGACCAACTCGCGGCCGACGGTTACATCGCGATCGCCCCGGACCTGCTGACCGGCGCCGGTCCGAACGGTGGCGGCACCGACTCGCTCGGCAGCGGCGACGGCGTCCGCAAGGCGATCATGTCCCTCCCGCCCGACCAGATCACGGCCGACCTGAACGCGAGCGTCGACTACGCGACCAAGCTGCCAGCGTGCAACGGCAAGGTGGCGGCCGGCGGCTTCTGCTGGGGCGGCGGTCAGGCGTTCCGGTTCGCGACGAACAACAAGGCGATCAAGGCCGCGTTCGCTTTCTACGGCACCGGCCCGGACAAGGAGTCCGACATCGCCCGCATCCAGGCCCCGGTTTACGGCTTCTACGGCGGTAACGACGCCCGGGTGAACGCGACCATCCCGAAGTCGACCGACCTGATGAAGAAGGCCGAGAAGACCTACGACCCCGTCACCTACGAAGGCGCCGGCCACGGCTTCATGCGGGCCGGCGCTGCCCCGGACACGAACGAAGCCAACAAGAAGGCGATGACCGAGGCGTGGAAGCGGTGGAACGAGCTACTGAAGAAGCTGTAAATCGCCGACATGCCCGGGCCGCCTATGCAGGCGACCCGGGCGGACGATACCGCCCGAGGGAGTTGTTTGCTCGGCCACGTCTTCACACAATTGAAATGATTGCCAGGCTATTCCCGTCGAGTAGAATTGTGGACATTCGATTGAAAATCGGCGTGAGTAATGAACAAGCCGTCGACGAGAAGGGATAAATTGTTCGCAAATGAACGCTCCTCCGATTCGAATTGACCAATAGATAGCGGTGCGGACAAAAGCCGGGCTACGCTCCCAGAGTGACGCCCGGAAGGGACGAGCCTTTGTTACCCGACCCGGAGTTCCGGCGATGATCGAGCAAACGGCGTTCGGAGCCGATACACAGCCCCAGTTCGGAACGAACAGTTTCGCCGAGAACCCCGAACCACGCTGCCCGTGCTTACTGTTACTCGACATCTCGGGATCTATGAATGGTCCCCCGATCAACGAGCTGAACGCCGGGCTCGTGACCTTCAAGGATTGTCTGGCTGCCGACGCGCTCGCGATGAAGCGAATCGAAATTGCCATCGTGACGTTCGGTGGAACTGTTCAAACGGCTTGCGATTTCACGACCATAGAAGGCTTTCACCCGCCAACTCTTACGGCCGGCGGAGACACACCGATGGGAACCGCGATCGCCCAGGCGGTTAGCATGATCCGGCAGCGTAAAGACACATACAAAGCCCACGGCATCTCTTATTACCGCCCGTGGATTTTCCTGATTACGGATGGTGGACCCACTGATGCTTGGGCGTCCGCGGCGGCTCAGGTCAAACAGGGCGAAGCGTCCAAATCGTTCCTCTTTTTCTCGGTCGGAGTCGCAGGTGCCAATTTCGACGTGCTGAAACAGATTTCGACACGTGAACCTCTACAGTTGCAAGGCCTCGAATTTAAGAAGTTATTCCTCTGGCTGTCCCAGTCACAATCATCCGTCTCCCGTTCCAACCCTGGCGACGGCGTTCCGCTTACAGACCCGACCGGCCCTAAAGGGTGGGCGTCAACGATTTGAGGCTCGCCCGGATGCCATCTCCCTGGAAGGTGCTGGCGAACAGCGTCGTCGGCACCTCGCACGAGCGGATCGGCGAACGCTGTCAAGACTACGCGACCGCCCGACTCGTCGAGGCGGGTGAGGTGTCGTCGCTCATTCTCGTTTGCGCTGACGGGGCGGGAAGTGCGTCCCGGGCCGAGGCGGGGGCGAAATTAGCCTGTCACGAGTTCCTTTCCGTGGCCGCCAGTGCCTTGACTGGCGGTTTATCCGTTTCCGCAATCACGTTTGAAATAGCCCGCGACTGGTGTGACCGAGCCCGGCGCCGCCTCAGTCTGGAAGCCTGCGTTTGTGGGGCGGAACTGCGCGACTTCTCATGCACCTTGCTGGCCGCGGTCGTATCCGACCGGCACGCGGTATTCATGCAGATCGGCGACGGCGCGATTGTTTATCGGGAAGGCGATGGCTATCGAACGGCGTTCTGGCCCGAGAACGGGGAGTACGCGAACGTCACGTACTTCCTCACCGGCCCGGATTTCGAATCGCGGTTGAACGTCAAGCTGCTGGAGTTCGGACCCGACGAGGTTGCCCTTTTCACGGACGGCCTGCAGCCGCTCGCACTCCACTACGCCACAAAGACGGTCCACGCCCCGTTTTTCGACCCGATGTTCGCAACCTTGCGGCGGGAGCCCGACCCGGACACCCTGCGGGCTCCTCTGAAGCAGTTCCTGGCGTCCAAGCCCGTCGTCGAGCGAACGGACGACGACAAAACCTTAATCCTGGCCACCCGCCGGCTGCCGGAGCATGACCACGCGCCCCCTCGTCAATAACCTCGGCCAACCGGTCGCCCTCGGGACGCTAGTCGGCAAGGGAGGCGAAGGGAGTGTCTACGAAGTCGCGGGCAGTCCCAGCGCGGTGGCCAAGATTTACGACCCATCCATGCCCGACCGCTCGGCCAAATTCCTGGCCATGGCTTCGCTCGCGAAAAAGGAAATGTATCGTGTGGCCGCCTGGCCGCTCGCGACGCTCCACGACAGACCCGGCGGCCCGGCCGTCGGGTTCGTGATGCACAAGGTCACGGGTTGCAAGGACATCCACATCCTCTACAGCCCCGCCCAGCGGAAAACACTCTTCCCGCACGCGGACTGGAAATTCCTGATTCACACGGCCGCGAACTGTGCGGCTGGGTTCGACGTGATTCACGGTCAGGGCGTGGTGATCGGGGACGTCAACCAGTCGAATTTCATGGTATCGAAAGACGGCCTGGTGACGTTCATTGACTGCGACTCGTTTCAAATCCAGGCCGGTGGACGCACGCATTTCTGCGAGGTGGGCGTGCCGCCGTTCACCCCGCCCGAGTTGCAAGGCCTGCCCTTCCGCGGCCTGACTCGGACAGTTAACCACGACCGATTCGGCCTCGCCGTCCTGATTTTTCACCTGCTCTTTATGGGTCGCCACCCGTTCGCCGGCCGGTACAGCGGCCAGGGCGACATGCCGATCGAGCAGGCGATCCGAGAATACAGGTTCCCGTACAGCCCGCACGCCGGCAGCTACCAGATGCTGCCCCCACTGCACAGCGTTCCGTTCGCCGCCCTCTCGCCCCAACTTCAGAGCCTGTTCGAGAAGGCGTTCCGGACCACTGGACCGACAGCAGTACGCCCCGCGCCGGCCGAATGGTTCACGGCTTTGAAAGCCTTTTTCGACACCCTGCGCCCGTGTACGCAAGACCCGGGGCACCAGACGCCGTCGCACGTATCGGGCTGCATTTGGTGCGACCTCGTGAAGCAGGGGGCACCGAACTTCTTCGTTTCCGTCACGTTCACCGCAGCCCGGGGTAGCGGCCCCGCGTTCATTTTGGCGACGGTTTGGGCGCGAATCGAAGCCGTCCCGCGGCCGAATGTCACATACGTCAGACCTGCCCCGATGCGGCGCACCCCGAACCCGTGGTCTGCCACCTTGCCGCAGTCGGTGCCCCCGGCCATCGCCCGCCCGACGCTGTTGACGCACCCGCCGTCGCCGCCACGGCCCAACCTGCCCCCGCCCCAGTACCAGCGCAAGCGTATCCCGTACAGTCACGGTCAGCGGGTCACGGGTTACGTGGCCATCGCCTTCCTGACCTTTCTGATCCCTGTCGCCATTTTGGGGACGATGATCGGGCAAGCCGCTTTTGGCCGCCCGACCCTCGTTGCGGCGGTACTGGCGTTGATCGATTTGCTGTTGCTCGCGGCGAGCGGCGTTCGCTGGATGATCCTCGAACTGGACCGCCGAGCCACGGAACACCGGCAAAATGAACAGTACGAGCAAGAGCGTGAGGAACGGGACGAGATCGCCCGGCAACAGCGCGACGAATGGTATCGCCAGCTAAAGGGCCGCCAGGCCGACGCCGAGCGGCAGTACAACGAGCTGACCCAGCGGTGGCGGGCGGCGACCACCGTGGCTGCCGAGGAAGTCCGCCGACGCAAGTCGCGATTCCAGGCGGCGATGGCGAACCTGGAACAGTCGACAAAAGCCTGGGCCGAGGTGTCCGCGAAATGCGCGGCGGAGTTCGATCATAAGAAGGCGCAATTGACCGCGTTTCGGCAAAAGCACACGGAACTCGCGCCGCGGTATCAGAGCGAACAGCAACGACTCGTGGCCCAGGCTCACGAGATGCAAAAAATGCTTTACCTGCAAAGCCAATACATTGCCGACCACGACATCCCGGACATCGGCGACGCGCGTAAATCGACGCTCGCCTTGTTCGGGATCGAGACGGCGTTCGACGTCGAGCGGGACGCGATTTTTTCGGTGCCGGGATTCAAGGAAAAGCTGACGGGCCGGCTGCTGACGTGGCGGGCGGGCGTGGAAGCCAGATTCGCTTTCAATGCCATCGTCGGCGTCCCCCCGCACGAACAGCAGGCGCTCGATTTCAAGTTTTTCCAGGAACGGCAGGTGATCGAAACGCACCTGCTTCAAGGCGAGAGCGAGTTGAAAGACATCGCCTCGCGAGCAACAAAAGAACTCGGTCGTATCAGCGACAGCATGACTCTCTTCCAGCGCGAGTGCGAACAGGCGGACGCCGATCTGGCCGTTATTCCGCACGGCTTCTGATCGGATTCGCATCGCTCGTCAGCGTGTCGCGCCCATTCCTGTGGATCGCAATAGAGAGCAACCGGGATGTTCAGGTCGGTCCAAAGGACTGGCGGTTCTCAGCCGCTGGCAACGCATCAAGGTTTTTCTGTCCGTATGCGGGCGCAACTCATGAAGAGTCCGCTCGTTGCATTCCCTCGTCGCCTGGGATACGATTTCCCTCGCATTCCAACGCTAGGGGAATCATCATGCCGATCGCTGTAGTGTGTCCCAGTTGCTCGTCCCGTTTGAACGCGCCGGACGCAGCGGCAGGTAAGCGAGTCAAGTGCCCGAAATGCCAGACGCCGATCCCCATCCCCGACAAGCCGCCGTCCGCGGTCCAGCCCGCGCCGCAACCCCGCGCGAGCAGTGATTTGCCGCGCGATCCCGACCGACCCGCCGCGAAATCAGGTTCCGTCGGTCGGCCGTCGCGCCGGAAGGACGAAGAACTCGATGACGACGATTTAGGCCTCGAAGACGAGACGGAATCACCGGCCCGGAAACCCGCGCCGCAAACGGGCCGTCGCAAGGCGGATAATGACGACGAAGAAGATGAAGACGACGGCGATGACCGACCCAGCGACCGGAAGAAAAAGGGCGGTGGGAAAAAGAAAACCGGCCTCATCATCGGGGCCGTAGTCGGAGTCCTCGTGCTCGGGCTCTTTACCTGCTGCGGCGGCGGGATCTTGGCCTACCGCCAACTTGTACTCAAAGCTCAGAACGCCGTGGCGGACGCCCAAAAGAATGCCCAGAAGGGCGGCGGTGTGCAGATCGACATGTCTAAGTTCGAGCCGACCATGCCGCAACAGTAGGGAACTCCGACGACCCCCGAGGCGCCACCGGCGACGGCCGCGACGAACAGCACACAGCGGCCCCAACTGATCGCCGGGTGGACCGATTACACGGCGAAAAACAAACAATTCCGCGTATTCCTTCCGGACAAGCCGGTCGACAGTTCCGGGTTCGTTACGACGATGCGGTCCAACAAGTCGATCTTCTGTTCGGTCTCCCAGTCACAGACTGCCGACATTGACACCATGATCAAGCAGATGGCCATGCTGACCAAGCAGACCGGCGAGAAGAAGGAGACCACACTCGCAGGGCAGCCGGCATTCGAGGTGGAATATGAGGCGCTGGACTTGAATGCGAAACAACCGAAAGACAAGAATCAGCAAAAGCCGCTTTCTCTCATGCGTTTCGTCACGATCAACGGGACATCGTATGCGGTCATGATCGCGAACCGGGGTCCGGGTCTCCCGCCAGCCGATCAGGTCACCGCGTTCTTCGACAGCTTTGAAGTTTTGAAGAAGTGACGACACGGGCTCAAGCAGAAAGAAAACTCACCCTCGGTCCGGCGAAAACCGGACCAGGACATCCCAGAATAACCCACCATTCCCGGTTACTCCCCGTCGCCCAGATCCTGCAACAAACTCTCCCGCACCTCGGGACTCAGCCGGTTCCCTTCGTGGCAATACCCCGCCGCCTCGACGAACAGATGCCAGATGCGGTTCGCGTCGGCGAACGCGGTTCGATCGTCTCCTGTGAAGTGAAACTCGGCCCACAGCGCCAGCCCGATCAGGTGGTCGTTGACGCGGTTCGTGCGGAACGTCCCGGCCACCTCGTGGCCGTCGTCCGCCCGAAACCCGATGCGGCCGTTCGCCACGGCCAAGCGGACGACCGCGAGCGCCTTCGACGGACGGCGACCCGGCTCGGCAACCCACACCGCCGCGTGCAAGCGGTTTTGCCCGGGTAGAAGTTTCGAGTACCAGTTG
The DNA window shown above is from Fimbriiglobus ruber and carries:
- a CDS encoding dienelactone hydrolase family protein, with translation MRLALSACLLGLLAAPAVAQDWAKAKLEKSLRHGEWVKVKSGAREVQTFVVYPEVKEKATAVVVIHEIFGLTDWVRLVADQLAADGYIAIAPDLLTGAGPNGGGTDSLGSGDGVRKAIMSLPPDQITADLNASVDYATKLPACNGKVAAGGFCWGGGQAFRFATNNKAIKAAFAFYGTGPDKESDIARIQAPVYGFYGGNDARVNATIPKSTDLMKKAEKTYDPVTYEGAGHGFMRAGAAPDTNEANKKAMTEAWKRWNELLKKL
- a CDS encoding vWA domain-containing protein, which produces MIEQTAFGADTQPQFGTNSFAENPEPRCPCLLLLDISGSMNGPPINELNAGLVTFKDCLAADALAMKRIEIAIVTFGGTVQTACDFTTIEGFHPPTLTAGGDTPMGTAIAQAVSMIRQRKDTYKAHGISYYRPWIFLITDGGPTDAWASAAAQVKQGEASKSFLFFSVGVAGANFDVLKQISTREPLQLQGLEFKKLFLWLSQSQSSVSRSNPGDGVPLTDPTGPKGWASTI
- a CDS encoding PP2C family serine/threonine-protein phosphatase; protein product: MPSPWKVLANSVVGTSHERIGERCQDYATARLVEAGEVSSLILVCADGAGSASRAEAGAKLACHEFLSVAASALTGGLSVSAITFEIARDWCDRARRRLSLEACVCGAELRDFSCTLLAAVVSDRHAVFMQIGDGAIVYREGDGYRTAFWPENGEYANVTYFLTGPDFESRLNVKLLEFGPDEVALFTDGLQPLALHYATKTVHAPFFDPMFATLRREPDPDTLRAPLKQFLASKPVVERTDDDKTLILATRRLPEHDHAPPRQ
- a CDS encoding helix-hairpin-helix domain-containing protein, encoding MTTRPLVNNLGQPVALGTLVGKGGEGSVYEVAGSPSAVAKIYDPSMPDRSAKFLAMASLAKKEMYRVAAWPLATLHDRPGGPAVGFVMHKVTGCKDIHILYSPAQRKTLFPHADWKFLIHTAANCAAGFDVIHGQGVVIGDVNQSNFMVSKDGLVTFIDCDSFQIQAGGRTHFCEVGVPPFTPPELQGLPFRGLTRTVNHDRFGLAVLIFHLLFMGRHPFAGRYSGQGDMPIEQAIREYRFPYSPHAGSYQMLPPLHSVPFAALSPQLQSLFEKAFRTTGPTAVRPAPAEWFTALKAFFDTLRPCTQDPGHQTPSHVSGCIWCDLVKQGAPNFFVSVTFTAARGSGPAFILATVWARIEAVPRPNVTYVRPAPMRRTPNPWSATLPQSVPPAIARPTLLTHPPSPPRPNLPPPQYQRKRIPYSHGQRVTGYVAIAFLTFLIPVAILGTMIGQAAFGRPTLVAAVLALIDLLLLAASGVRWMILELDRRATEHRQNEQYEQEREERDEIARQQRDEWYRQLKGRQADAERQYNELTQRWRAATTVAAEEVRRRKSRFQAAMANLEQSTKAWAEVSAKCAAEFDHKKAQLTAFRQKHTELAPRYQSEQQRLVAQAHEMQKMLYLQSQYIADHDIPDIGDARKSTLALFGIETAFDVERDAIFSVPGFKEKLTGRLLTWRAGVEARFAFNAIVGVPPHEQQALDFKFFQERQVIETHLLQGESELKDIASRATKELGRISDSMTLFQRECEQADADLAVIPHGF
- a CDS encoding DUF3501 family protein produces the protein MNALSLADVFAPDDFPPSAADHAVERQFQYLDRCRRLPIGPAVTVVFENRQTLWFRIQELAQVARATDPDHIQPELNWYSKLLPGQNRLHAAVWVAEPGRRPSKALAVVRLAVANGRIGFRADDGHEVAGTFRTNRVNDHLIGLALWAEFHFTGDDRTAFADANRIWHLFVEAAGYCHEGNRLSPEVRESLLQDLGDGE